The Fusarium falciforme chromosome 8, complete sequence region GTTATAAAAACACACAGCTTGACCTTTTTTTTCACCCCTTTCAACTCCCCATCCCCAATGCAGCAAGGCTTGCAAAAGATGACAACTCaaacaagaaaagaaaaacaagACGCCTTGGCTATGCACATGTCGAGAGAGGGGGGTTCGATATCGGGAGAGGTCGTGAATCTAAAATATGAACaatgaagaaaaaagaaactcGACTGAAGAGTGGGTATAAAGCAAAAAAAGACACTTCCGCCGCCTTGATTCGTTGTGATATCATTGTGTGATGCTTCTCATCTCCCAAACTGGAAACGAGTATGTACGAGTATTAGGAAATTGTTTAGGGGGTCTTGGGACGCTTCCAGTAGTATTGCTGTTATATAGTGTAAGCCTCGAAGCCACATCGGAAGATCATGTAGGGGAAAACAAACCTTGTGCTGCTTGCGACAAGCGCGGAGACTGGGCTTTCGAAGGCCATCGACAACAGCCGCTCGGCGCtgctcatcgtcgtcctgcTCAGGGACGTAGTAGTACTCGCTCTCGAGAGGCTTTCCGGCGGCGTCCTTGCCCTGTCGCTTGATGATGCCGATGCAGGGCGTGCTCTCGATCACGTCGCGGAGGTCAGACTTGTCCagacccttcttctcctcggtgGGGAGGTGCTGCATGATGGTCGACAGGGGAGTCGAGGACAGACGCGAGTAGGCGAGTTGGTTGATGACGTGGTTGGCAACGATGGGGTTGGACTCATACGACATCTTGGTGGGTTCAGGAGTAGGTGTAGACACGCGAGGAGGCGAAGAAAGAGGAGACTCGGGCTGAGGCTGGGGCTGCTTCCGGGGAGATCGAGGAGGCGCGGGAATCTGACGAGGAGCAAAGAGGTCGGCGGCAATGGCGCTGTGGAGGGGGTTGGACGCTCGCTTGGCACCCTTGAAGATCTTGGGAGACTTTGTACTTATCGAAGCCAACCGGCAAGAAATGTCGGCACCGAAGGGCCCGAAGGAGTGCACGATGGGGTCGTTCTCCTCATCAGGGTCCTGGTCCTCGGCATCGCTGTGCTGCTCGACGCTTTGCACGCTGCTGAAGCTGGCAGTCACCTCGGTGTTCATGCTGACGTTAACATCCATGTGCTCAACTTCAGGCTCGGGCTCTCGCTTGGGTTCAGGCAGCTCAggctcatcgtcctcgtaAATGTCAATGCCGTGGTCTCGGTGCCCGGGAAGAAGAGCCTGGAGGCGGCGGGAGCTGGACAGGGTCACGGGAGTAGGGCTCTCAGGAGAAGCGATACGGCCGGTACGTCGAGGAGGGGAAGACTGGAGAATGGCATTGGGGCGGATCTGGGGAGGAGAATCGTCCCAGGTGGTGTCGGAGAGGTTGTCAACGGCACGCTTGGGCCATTGAATAAGAACGCGAGCATCTTGAACATCAACAATAATTTCAGAGCCCTCGGTCTCGCTCGTGAAGCTGTCGCCCTTGTACAGCTCCCAGGTGCGACTCTGGCAGTGGAGCTTGAGGCCGTTCCAGCCATTGCAGATGATCTCAATCTTGCTGGGCTCGAGGGGGCTCGGGGCGGCGATGAAGCGGGCCTTGACGTGGACGCGGGACACG contains the following coding sequences:
- a CDS encoding FHA domain-containing protein, producing the protein MDSLASSPRKGSSAEPTLPVMKPITLAGSKRPAPTLLPPFEPLSSSPNLPRPVKRQNIGPVSGRPSSRAHLKYPTPVPTSSTGILSSSPPQRSSAATERAPLSAVPAVELSENGETLIMGRSSNSSHFQLSANRLVSRVHVKARFIAAPSPLEPSKIEIICNGWNGLKLHCQSRTWELYKGDSFTSETEGSEIIVDVQDARVLIQWPKRAVDNLSDTTWDDSPPQIRPNAILQSSPPRRTGRIASPESPTPVTLSSSRRLQALLPGHRDHGIDIYEDDEPELPEPKREPEPEVEHMDVNVSMNTEVTASFSSVQSVEQHSDAEDQDPDEENDPIVHSFGPFGADISCRLASISTKSPKIFKGAKRASNPLHSAIAADLFAPRQIPAPPRSPRKQPQPQPESPLSSPPRVSTPTPEPTKMSYESNPIVANHVINQLAYSRLSSTPLSTIMQHLPTEEKKGLDKSDLRDVIESTPCIGIIKRQGKDAAGKPLESEYYYVPEQDDDEQRRAAVVDGLRKPSLRACRKQHKQYYWKRPKTP